In Brevibacillus brevis NBRC 100599, a single genomic region encodes these proteins:
- a CDS encoding sugar transferase, which produces MKSLFDRCVSFLMLVILSPLILLVSLLIRWKLGSPVLFVQERPGLHGKSFFIYKFRTMTNERDESGVLLSDEQRLGSFGTLLRKYSLDELPQLWNVLRGEMSLVGPRPLLMEYLPLYTPRQLKRHDVKPGITGWAQVNGRNAIDWEQKFELDVWYVENSSFFLDMRIIGLTIKHVFQSTGINQQGSVTVEDFRGSENTERAGRGACEPDRTVGTG; this is translated from the coding sequence TGTTTGATCGTTGCGTATCCTTCCTGATGCTCGTCATACTGTCCCCACTGATCTTGCTGGTGAGTCTTCTCATCCGCTGGAAGCTGGGGTCTCCGGTTTTGTTTGTACAAGAGCGACCAGGTTTGCACGGAAAATCGTTTTTCATTTACAAATTTCGCACGATGACCAATGAGCGTGATGAGAGTGGAGTGCTTCTCTCTGATGAGCAGAGATTAGGTTCATTCGGAACGCTTTTGCGCAAGTATAGCTTGGATGAACTGCCGCAATTATGGAATGTGCTCCGTGGTGAAATGAGTCTCGTAGGGCCGAGACCGCTGCTGATGGAGTACCTGCCGCTGTACACGCCGCGGCAGTTGAAGCGACACGATGTAAAGCCGGGGATTACAGGCTGGGCGCAGGTCAATGGGAGAAATGCAATTGACTGGGAGCAAAAGTTCGAGCTGGACGTCTGGTATGTAGAAAATAGCAGCTTTTTTCTGGATATGCGGATTATCGGTCTGACGATCAAGCATGTTTTTCAATCGACAGGCATAAATCAGCAGGGCAGCGTCACGGTAGAAGACTTCAGAGGGAGTGAAAACACAGAGCGCGCTGGGAGGGGAGCATGTGAGCCTGATCGTACTGTCGGAACAGGATGA